In Melospiza georgiana isolate bMelGeo1 chromosome 8, bMelGeo1.pri, whole genome shotgun sequence, one genomic interval encodes:
- the CALHM3 gene encoding calcium homeostasis modulator protein 3 has protein sequence MDRFRMIFQYFQSNSESVMNGICGLLALASVKMYTSLDFSCPCLPQYNMAYGLGIMFVPPIILFLCGLILNRQSLVMLEEWRRPAGRRMKDPAVIRYLCSSIMQRAMVAPVVWIVVTLLDGKCLICAFSGSMDPQKFVGFANVSTEQVQQLLAKVPCKDDELLRNSTSRKAVSRYLRCCSQALGWSILLILIIAAFLARWLRPCFNQVTLLQARHWSNYIDIEQKIFEETCCEHSRLFAHKCILHFFESMQQEIKLHSFSFPRQGEGAEGGEGLLQGITDQDQVNELLKTWYYEKPPLDVSQAHQRHPLVRGRSPLPRADNASTHSKVPQHSSV, from the exons ATGGACCGTTTCCGGATGATCTTCCAGTACTTCCAGTCGAACTCAGAGTCTGTAATGAACGGGATCTGTGGGCTCTTGGCCCTGGCGAGTGTAAAGATGTACACCAGCCTGGACTtcagctgcccctgcctgccccagtaCAACATGGCATATGGCCTGGGGATCATGTTCGTGCCCCCCATCATCCTCTTCCTGTGTGGGCTCATCCTCAACAGGCAGTCCCTGGTGATGCTGGAGGAGTGGAGGCGACCAGCAGGGCGCAGGATGAAGGACCCAGCTGTCATCAG GTACCTGTGCTCCTCCATCATGCAGCGAGCCATGGTTGCCCCTGTCGTCTGGATCGTAGTCACCCTCCTGGATGGCAAATGCCTCATCTGTGCTTTCAGTGGCTCCATGGACCCCCAGAAGTTTGTGGGCTTTGCCAatgtgagcacagagcaggtgcagcagctgctggccaaggtgCCCTGCAAGGATGACGAGCTCCTGAGGAACAGCACGTCCCGCAAGGCCGTGTCCAGGTACCtgcgctgctgctcccag GCACTTGGCTGGAGCATTCTGTTGATCCTGATCATAGCAGCTTTCCTTGCCCGCTGGCTCAGACCTTGCTTCAACCAGGTCACCCTCCTGCAGGCACGTCACTGGAGCAACTACATTGACATCGAGCAAAAGATTTTTGAGGAGAcctgctgtgagcacagccgGCTCTTTGCTCACAAATGCATCCTCCACTTCTTCGAAAGCATGCAGCAAGAGATCAAACTGCACAGCTTCAGCTTCCCTAGGCAGGGAGAGGGGGCTGAAGGAGGGGAAGGTCTTCTCCAGGGTATCACAGATCAGGACCAGGTGAATGAACTTCTGAAAACGTGGTACTATGAGAAACCTCCCCTGGATGTCAGCCAGGCACACCAGAGGCATCCCCTGGTGCGAGGGAGAtcccccctgcccagggcagacaATGCCAGCACCCACTCCAAagtcccccagcacagcagtgtgtAA